A single region of the Gilliamella apis genome encodes:
- a CDS encoding LysR substrate-binding domain-containing protein, which produces MDLVKCMEAFVITVKTGSFAATSISLNTSPQMIAKYILFLENYLGLKLLNRTTRSQHLTEFGKQYYERCLFILGEIKSTKSLAQQFSQEPKGRLRISAPISYGQFNLIPVISRFMKCYPKVNIDMQLSDRYVDLVKDDFDVVFRIGSLNDSSLIARKLSDLQLIFAASPSYLAQNGIPSIPDDLKKHQCLIYQYVTPTKKDNFWPFTINGKLTNIAISGAFQSNNTTALAAAAIEGLGITMLPESVLNESIKQSKLIPILQDFLPPPRETHILYTADKQRLPKLNIFIEFMVNAMS; this is translated from the coding sequence ATGGATTTAGTTAAATGTATGGAAGCATTTGTTATAACAGTAAAAACAGGCTCTTTTGCTGCAACGTCAATTTCATTAAATACCTCCCCACAAATGATTGCTAAATATATTCTTTTTTTAGAAAATTATTTGGGTCTGAAATTGCTTAATCGAACGACAAGATCGCAACATTTAACTGAATTTGGCAAACAGTATTATGAACGATGTTTGTTTATTCTAGGTGAAATCAAAAGCACAAAATCATTAGCCCAACAATTTAGCCAAGAGCCTAAAGGAAGGTTAAGGATTAGTGCCCCGATTAGTTATGGTCAATTTAATTTGATACCAGTAATAAGTCGCTTTATGAAATGTTATCCGAAAGTGAATATTGATATGCAATTAAGCGATCGTTATGTTGACTTAGTTAAAGATGATTTTGATGTGGTGTTTCGAATTGGCTCGTTAAATGATTCAAGTTTAATTGCTCGTAAACTAAGTGACTTACAGCTGATTTTTGCTGCTTCACCAAGCTATTTAGCTCAGAATGGCATACCATCAATACCTGATGATTTGAAGAAACATCAATGCTTAATTTATCAATATGTCACTCCGACCAAAAAAGATAATTTTTGGCCATTTACTATCAATGGTAAGTTAACTAATATCGCTATTTCTGGCGCATTTCAAAGTAATAATACCACTGCATTGGCTGCAGCCGCTATTGAAGGATTAGGTATCACGATGTTACCTGAGTCAGTATTGAATGAGTCGATAAAACAAAGCAAATTAATTCCTATTTTACAAGATTTTTTGCCACCGCCTAGAGAAACTCATATTTTATATACAGCAGATAAGCAAAGGTTACCTAAACTTAATATTTTTATTGAGTTTATGGTTAATGCTATGTCTTGA
- a CDS encoding SDR family NAD(P)-dependent oxidoreductase, whose protein sequence is MENKKFTLITGASSGIGYATAIAFAKRNKNLIVIARRKENLESLQQQIAEINPKIEVIIKVYDLTNIQSNYNLFNELENYFIETWVNNAGFGHYGSVNDQDLTKIESMLHLNIEALTILSTLYVRKYKDQANTQLINISSRGGYTIVPNAVTYCATKFYVNAFTEGLAQELIQAKAQLRAKVLAPAATQTEFGKKANNVDKYDYDKSFAKYHSADQMAEFLLALYDSDKIIGEISTKDFSFSLKNNILPYSGNPAENQK, encoded by the coding sequence ATGGAAAATAAAAAATTTACTCTTATCACTGGCGCTAGCTCAGGAATAGGTTATGCAACAGCAATCGCATTTGCCAAAAGAAACAAAAATCTGATCGTAATTGCTCGAAGAAAAGAAAATTTAGAATCATTACAGCAACAAATTGCAGAGATAAATCCAAAAATTGAAGTTATTATAAAAGTTTACGATTTAACCAACATACAGTCTAATTATAATTTATTTAATGAATTAGAAAATTATTTTATCGAAACTTGGGTTAATAATGCCGGTTTTGGTCATTATGGCAGTGTAAACGATCAAGATTTAACAAAGATTGAATCAATGCTGCATTTAAATATTGAAGCATTAACCATTCTATCAACGCTTTATGTACGTAAATATAAAGATCAAGCAAATACTCAGTTGATTAATATATCATCTCGAGGTGGCTATACTATTGTGCCAAATGCTGTTACCTATTGTGCCACTAAATTTTATGTTAATGCTTTCACTGAAGGGCTTGCCCAAGAACTGATACAGGCTAAGGCTCAATTAAGAGCAAAAGTACTAGCTCCGGCCGCAACACAAACGGAATTTGGCAAAAAAGCCAATAATGTTGATAAATATGATTATGATAAAAGTTTTGCTAAATATCATTCTGCTGATCAAATGGCTGAGTTTTTATTAGCCCTTTATGATAGCGACAAAATCATTGGCGAGATCAGCACGAAGGATTTCTCATTCAGTTTAAAAAATAATATATTACCTTATTCGGGTAATCCAGCAGAAAATCAGAAATAA
- the metG gene encoding methionine--tRNA ligase, translating to MTTQRKILVTCALPYANGSIHLGHMLEHIQADVWVRYQRMRGNEIYFICADDAHGTPIMLKAQQLGITPEQMIAEVKVEHQRDFAGFNISFDNYHSTHSPENREISEQIYKRLKENGYIKTKVISQLFDPEKQMFLPDRFVKGTCPRCKAADQYGDNCEVCSATYNPTDLIDPKSVVSGATPILKQSEHFFFDLPEFATMLQTWIRSGTLQEQVANKMQEWFEAGLQPWDISRDAPYFGFEIPDAPGKYFYVWLDAPIGYMGSFLNYCNKNNKAIFDEFWNKDSTTELYHFIGKDIVYFHSLFWPAMLDGSEHRKPSNIFVHGYVTVDGAKMSKSRGTFIQASTYLKHLDPDCLRYYYAAKLSPHIDDIDLNLEDFVQRVNSDLVNKVVNIASRSAGFISKRFDGKLSDNIAAPELYALFVEKSQVIADAFEKRESGKAVREIMALADEANRYIDEKAPWVVAKQEGQDQQLQDICSMGIHLFRILMTYLKPIVPSLAERSEAFLNSQLQWHTIDKALTGHKINSFKALFNRIDMDKITAMIEETKQQAAATTPAKEKVAEPIAETINFDDFAKVDMRVALIKNASFVEGSDKLLQLTLDIGDETRNVFSGIKQYYPDPQVLIGRLTIMIANLAPRKMRFGVSEGMVLCASGKDDNEGVYLLSPDSGAKPGMRIS from the coding sequence ATGACAACTCAACGCAAAATATTGGTGACTTGTGCGCTTCCATACGCAAACGGTTCAATTCACTTAGGTCATATGCTTGAACATATTCAAGCTGATGTATGGGTTCGCTACCAGCGCATGCGTGGTAATGAAATCTATTTTATTTGTGCCGATGATGCGCATGGAACGCCGATTATGCTAAAAGCTCAGCAATTAGGCATTACTCCTGAGCAGATGATCGCGGAAGTAAAAGTCGAACACCAACGTGATTTTGCCGGATTTAACATTAGTTTTGATAATTATCATTCAACCCATAGCCCTGAAAATCGTGAAATATCAGAACAAATATATAAACGTTTAAAAGAGAATGGTTATATTAAAACGAAGGTTATTTCACAACTGTTCGACCCTGAAAAACAGATGTTTTTACCTGATCGTTTTGTAAAAGGTACATGTCCTCGTTGTAAAGCCGCAGACCAATATGGTGACAATTGTGAGGTTTGTAGTGCTACTTATAATCCTACTGATTTAATTGATCCTAAATCGGTTGTTTCTGGTGCGACGCCAATTTTGAAACAATCTGAGCATTTCTTCTTTGATTTACCTGAGTTTGCCACAATGTTACAAACTTGGATACGTTCAGGGACTTTACAAGAACAAGTTGCTAATAAAATGCAAGAATGGTTTGAAGCTGGTTTACAACCTTGGGATATCAGTCGTGATGCACCATATTTTGGTTTTGAAATTCCTGATGCGCCAGGTAAATATTTTTATGTTTGGTTAGATGCGCCAATTGGCTATATGGGCTCTTTCCTTAACTATTGTAATAAAAATAATAAAGCGATTTTTGATGAATTCTGGAATAAAGATTCAACGACAGAGCTTTATCATTTTATTGGTAAAGATATTGTTTATTTCCATAGTTTGTTTTGGCCAGCAATGTTAGATGGTAGTGAACATCGCAAACCATCAAATATTTTTGTACACGGTTATGTAACCGTTGATGGCGCTAAAATGTCAAAATCACGTGGTACTTTTATTCAAGCAAGTACCTATCTAAAACATTTGGATCCAGATTGTTTACGTTACTATTATGCCGCTAAATTGTCGCCACATATTGATGATATCGATCTTAATCTTGAAGATTTTGTTCAACGAGTTAATAGCGATTTGGTGAATAAAGTGGTTAACATCGCATCGCGTTCGGCTGGATTTATCAGTAAAAGATTCGACGGCAAATTATCTGATAATATTGCTGCACCAGAACTTTACGCCTTATTTGTGGAAAAATCGCAAGTTATTGCTGATGCTTTTGAAAAACGAGAATCAGGTAAAGCGGTACGTGAAATTATGGCTTTAGCTGACGAAGCTAACCGCTACATTGATGAAAAAGCGCCGTGGGTGGTTGCTAAACAAGAAGGGCAAGATCAGCAGTTACAAGATATTTGTTCAATGGGGATCCATTTATTCCGTATTTTAATGACCTATTTAAAACCTATCGTACCTTCATTAGCTGAACGTAGTGAAGCATTTTTAAATAGTCAATTACAATGGCATACAATTGATAAAGCCTTAACCGGTCATAAAATTAACAGTTTTAAAGCGTTATTCAACCGAATTGATATGGATAAAATCACAGCCATGATTGAAGAAACTAAACAGCAAGCGGCAGCAACCACACCAGCAAAAGAAAAGGTAGCCGAACCAATTGCGGAAACTATAAATTTTGACGATTTTGCTAAAGTAGATATGCGCGTTGCCTTAATCAAAAACGCCAGTTTTGTGGAAGGCTCAGATAAATTATTGCAATTAACGCTAGATATTGGCGATGAAACCCGAAACGTCTTTTCCGGAATTAAACAATACTACCCAGATCCGCAAGTATTAATCGGCCGTTTAACCATTATGATTGCTAACTTGGCACCTCGTAAAATGCGTTTTGGTGTTTCAGAGGGTATGGTGCTTTGTGCTAGTGGTAAAGATGACAATGAAGGTGTTTATCTATTATCACCAGATAGTGGTGCTAAACCGGGGATGCGAATCTCGTAA
- the apbC gene encoding iron-sulfur cluster carrier protein ApbC — protein sequence MEAKKILENFRHPTLQKNLIELGAISQCERVNQELMISLTMPFAWQTGFEDLKTTVTPLLLELDEVENVNWNINYNIATLKRANSHHAINNIKNIIAISSGKGGVGKSSTAVNLALALQKQGAKVGILDADIYGPSIPTMLGTEKEQPLTPDNKHMSAIMAYGLASNSIGYLVDADGAMVWRGPMASKALLQILQDTLWPELDYLVIDMPPGTGDIQLTLAQNIPVTAAVIVTTPQDIALIDAQKGITMFNKVNIPTIGIIENMSYHICENCGHHEAIFGEDGAKRLAEKYQTKLLGQMPLHRLLRQDLDSGQPTVVNHPDSEFTQLYCNIAAQVASQLYWQGETILPDISFKAL from the coding sequence ATGGAAGCAAAAAAAATTCTTGAAAATTTTCGTCACCCTACTCTACAGAAAAATTTGATTGAACTTGGGGCTATTTCCCAATGTGAACGGGTTAATCAAGAACTAATGATTAGCTTGACCATGCCTTTTGCTTGGCAAACTGGTTTTGAAGATCTGAAAACAACAGTTACGCCATTATTACTTGAATTAGATGAAGTTGAAAATGTGAATTGGAATATTAACTATAATATTGCCACATTAAAGCGAGCAAATAGTCATCATGCTATTAATAATATCAAAAATATTATTGCGATAAGTTCCGGTAAAGGGGGAGTTGGTAAATCCTCAACTGCAGTTAATTTAGCTTTAGCGTTACAAAAACAAGGGGCTAAAGTGGGTATTTTAGATGCTGATATTTACGGCCCGTCAATCCCAACAATGCTTGGCACTGAAAAAGAACAACCATTAACGCCTGACAATAAACATATGTCAGCGATTATGGCTTATGGCCTTGCTAGTAATTCTATTGGCTATTTAGTTGATGCCGATGGTGCGATGGTTTGGCGAGGACCAATGGCAAGTAAAGCGCTTTTGCAAATTTTACAAGATACACTCTGGCCTGAACTTGATTATTTGGTTATTGATATGCCTCCAGGCACTGGTGATATCCAATTAACATTGGCACAAAACATTCCTGTTACAGCAGCAGTTATTGTTACCACACCACAAGATATTGCATTAATTGATGCGCAAAAAGGCATCACGATGTTTAATAAAGTAAATATTCCAACCATTGGTATTATTGAAAATATGAGTTATCACATCTGTGAAAATTGTGGACACCATGAAGCGATTTTTGGTGAGGATGGAGCTAAGCGATTAGCTGAAAAATACCAAACAAAATTACTTGGTCAAATGCCGCTTCATCGTTTATTACGCCAAGATCTCGATTCTGGACAACCTACAGTAGTCAACCATCCTGATAGTGAATTTACACAACTATATTGTAATATTGCCGCACAAGTTGCTAGTCAACTGTATTGGCAAGGAGAAACAATTTTGCCAGATATATCATTTAAGGCGTTATAA